The Candidatus Thiothrix anitrata genome includes the window GCGGGTTAGCCAAGCGTTTAGGTCGGGTTGCGACAAAATACAGGTGTAAGCAGCGTTGCCGCTGCTATCCCCCCCATCCCCAGCCCTTCCCCCGCAAGGGGAGCAGGGAGCGAAGAGGTCGCCAGTCGCGCCTTCTTGTTCCTTCACCCCTTGCGGGGGAAGGTTAGGATGGGGGGTAGCGGCGAGAGCCGCCAATCTTGTCCGAAACCCATACCGCTCATACAATCCCCGCAAGGTTTCCACGTCCGGCGGAGCAAACGCCAGCGTTTCCGGCTGCAAATCCAGTTCCACATCGCACTTAATCGTGACCAGCTCGAAAGACAGCGGCAAATGCGCCAAGGCTTCGCGCAGGTTTTCGCCGATTTTGCCTTTGAACTCGGCGGCTCGCGCCATAATGTTTTCCAGCGAACCGTATTCCTCCAACCATTTGACCGCTGTTTTGGGGCCAACTTTGTTGACACCGGGGACGTTATCCACGGTATCGCCAATCAGGGCAAGGTAATCGCGGATGCGTTCTGGTGCGACCCCGAATTTTTCCACCACGCCAGCGGGGTCGGCGTAATGCCCGCTCATGGTGTTGATCAGGTGAACGCGCTCATCCACCAATTGCGCCATGTCTTTGTCGCCGGTGGAAATAATCACTTTGCCGTCGTATTGCACCGCCAATGTGCCGATTACGTCGTCGGCTTCCACGTCAGGAATAATCAGCAGCGGGTAGCCTTGCGCTCGGATAATCGCCAGCAACGGTTCGATCTGGCAGCGCAAATCGTCCGGCATCGGTGGGCGGTTGGCTTTGTATTGCGGGTAAAGGTCATCGCGGAAGGTTTTGCCGGGTGCGTCGAAAATCACCGCCATGTGTTCGGGGTCGTAATCCTTACGCAATTTATCCAGCATATTCAACACGCCGTGCATTGCGCCGGTGGGTTCGCCGTGTGCATTGGTCAGCGGGGGGAGCGCGTGGAAAGCGCGGAACAGGTAGGATGAACCGTCAACAAGGACGAGCGGTTTGGTCGATTTCATGCGGTTTTTTCCTGCAACACGTAGACTTTTTCTTCGAGATTGGTTAACCCGCGCTGGCGGAAACCGGGGCTGTCATCCAGCGCATCGGTCACAAACAATAAGCTGACAGCCAATGCATCCGCATACAACGCCTGCACCTCCGCTTCATCCACCGTAAACGGCGGGCCATTCATCTGTTGCTGATCGTATTCCAGCGTAATCAATAAAGTGCGGCAGTGCGCCGGTAAAATCTGGATTAAATGTTGGGCATAACGCTCACGCATTGCCGGTGGCAAGGCAATTAACGAAGCGCGGTCAAACGCCCCCGCACACTGCGCCACTTCCGCCGCACTTAATGCAAAGAAATCACCCAACCAAATCACCAGACCATCAGCCTCCCAACGCTGTAACGCGCCATGCGTGGTAATCGTCGGTTCTAAACGATTTTCCGCAAAAAAATCACGCACCGCAATCGGGCTTAATTCCACCCCAGTCACGCCGTAACCTTGCGCTCGTAACCACAATAAATCTTGGCTTTTGCCACACAGCGGCACGAAAATATTGCTCCCAGCGGGAATCTGCAATTGATCCCAAAACGCCTGCAAGTGGTTGTTAAAATCGTCTTGGTGAAAACCGATTTGATTCTGTTCCCAACGTTCTAACCAAAAATCTGTATGCATCCTGAATCTCCAAGAAAAAACCGACCAAAGGTGCAATGAATCTGCTTATAGGGGTTAAAAAACTTTGTCTTATATTTACCACAACAACCTGTGTACTATAAGCAACAGTTAGTTGGTCTCTTCAATCATTTGAAAAAAGGGCAAAATCATGGGTGGCGCAAATTTTTCCCATTTCCCCGATAACGTCCGGGTTGCCAGCGTACAATATTTACAGGGGCAAATCCGTGCGTTTGACGATTTTAGCAAACAACTGGAACACTGGATCAGCACCGCTGCCGAACAACAGGCGGATTTTGTGATATTTCCCGAACATTTTACTCAGCAATTGTTGAGTTTATCACCGCGTAAACCCAGCAGCGGTGAAGCACTCGCCATCCTCAATCATTATACGTTTAAGATTGAAAAAAGCCTGCGACGTTTCGCCAGTAAATACCGCATTAACGTGATTGGTGGCAGTCATTTAATCAGCCGTCCCAATGGTCAGGTGGAAAACGTCTGTTTAATCGCGTTACGTGATGGCAGTTTGCACCACCGTGCAAAAATCCATATTCCCGAAGCCGAAAGCCGCACATGGAGTACCTGTTCGGGCGATGCTGCCGACGCGCTGGAAACCGATTGTGGCACAATTGGCATTTTATTGGGGCAAGACGTGGAAAGCCCAGAACTGGCGCGGCGTTTGGTTAACCAAGGCGCGGGTTTATTATTCACCCCACACTGCACCACTTTGCGCGAACATTACCTGCGGCTACGCCATGCCGCACAGGCTCGTGCCTTGGAAAATCCGGCGTATGTGATTTTGAGCGGCAATGTGGGCTACTTGCAGGGCGTGAGCGGCATGGGCAGTCAATACGCTCAAAACGTGGTGTTAAGTGCCTGCGATTTCAGCCATTCCCACGACGGTGTTATCAGCGAAGGAGCTCCGAATACCGAAATGCTGTTAGTCGCGGACTTACAACCGGAAATTTTATGCCAAACACACACTCGCAGTGCCCGTCTCACTTGGTCGCGGGAAAGGCTGCCACCAGCGGACTTGTTTACTGCAAGACCACGTTATAAGCAGTTAAATCCGCAACACCTTGGCGTTGCACCATCACCTGCACCTGTTGCCTCGGCTTATAATGTGTCAATGCCAACATTAAATCGCTCATACTCATCACACTAAGGCCATCAATGGCGGTAATGCGATCACCCTTTTGTAGCCCAGCGCGTTGTGCCGCACTGTTTTCCAGCATTGCACCGATCGTTACCGCATTGGGGGCAGTGTTTAGCTTAACCCCTAAACGACCGGTAGGGGGTAATGAAAACGGTTTGCTCAATAGGTGATAATCCACCGCATCGGCCTGTATATCACTTTCATCGCTGCTGACAACGGTAGTTACGCTGATGTCAGGGCGTTGTTGGATTACATCTTGTGGAATGCCTGCACCGTGGCTGATATGCCCAGAGCCTGAAAACACCACCATGCGCCACTGCGGATTGGGTTGTAAAAAGCGGATAACGTTCTGCGCCATGGTTTCATCCCACACCCGTTGCACCAACATGAAATTATCCAGTTGATGCTGTCCACCAGCGTGTTGCTCAAACACTTTTTCCAAACGTGAACGGTAAGCTGGATCAGGTGGTGTGATACTGGCGGGCAATTGTGCACGTTGTGACGACGACAAGGCTTCCAAACCACCTTGGGCAATTTTACGGGTGAGTTCTGTGGGAGCGTTCAAAGCCATGACCGGCAAACCGTTGGCTTTAGCGTATTCCATAATCGGGCGCAACATGCGGTAGTCGTAACGCCAGCGATCAAAATAT containing:
- a CDS encoding thiopurine S-methyltransferase; amino-acid sequence: MHTDFWLERWEQNQIGFHQDDFNNHLQAFWDQLQIPAGSNIFVPLCGKSQDLLWLRAQGYGVTGVELSPIAVRDFFAENRLEPTITTHGALQRWEADGLVIWLGDFFALSAAEVAQCAGAFDRASLIALPPAMRERYAQHLIQILPAHCRTLLITLEYDQQQMNGPPFTVDEAEVQALYADALAVSLLFVTDALDDSPGFRQRGLTNLEEKVYVLQEKTA
- a CDS encoding ChaN family lipoprotein, with the protein product MTIKRKWLAACCVALVCWAANVNAAVLEHRHVQDVFAWLGNYQPQALHDGQHLAFPAFIEALDTHRVVFVGETHDRYDHHLNQLAILRALHQRNPHLAIGVEWFQQPFQPVVDAWLAGKIDEAELLRRTEYFDRWRYDYRMLRPIMEYAKANGLPVMALNAPTELTRKIAQGGLEALSSSQRAQLPASITPPDPAYRSRLEKVFEQHAGGQHQLDNFMLVQRVWDETMAQNVIRFLQPNPQWRMVVFSGSGHISHGAGIPQDVIQQRPDISVTTVVSSDESDIQADAVDYHLLSKPFSLPPTGRLGVKLNTAPNAVTIGAMLENSAAQRAGLQKGDRITAIDGLSVMSMSDLMLALTHYKPRQQVQVMVQRQGVADLTAYNVVLQ